Below is a genomic region from Acinetobacter tibetensis.
TAATGTAAAAGCCCTCCATGCTGAACTGTTAAAATTACAAATATTTTACTTAGAGCTGATGATCTTCACTCGTGATCCCAAAAGCTTTTCTCCATGCCTGAGGGCTAATGCCATATTTTTCACGAAAATTTTTTCGAAATGACACGGTATTATTAAACCCTGAAAGCTCGGTTATCTTTTCGATAGACAAATTTGTACTTTCTAAGAGTTCACAGCTTAATCTGATTCTTTCAGTATTGAGCCAATCAACTAAGGTCATGCCCGTAGCTTTCTTAAAATGTCGTGTGAACGTCCTACGTGTCATATTTGCCCGTTCAGCTAGGCCTTCAATATTATGTTGAATAGCTAAATTCTTTCTTAAAAAATCAAGTAAGAGATTAATTTGTGCATTCTGGCTCGACTTTGCCACAGGCTGTTCAATAAATTGAGCTTGTCCACCTTCACGATGAGGTGGGATCACCATTACTCTAGATACTTTATTTGCAATTTGTGCATTATAGATTTCACGTACCAAGTACAAACAGCAGTCTAATGCTGCACCTGTTCCAGCAGAGGTTACGACTCTTTGGTCTTCTACATACAGAGCATCACGATCAAGCTGAACCTGTGGAAATCGCTCACTAAAATCTTGTTCAGCCATCCAGTGCGTAGCTGCTTTTTTATGGTCAAGTAAACCAGCATATGCCAATGCATAAGTTCCATAGCATAACCCTACGATTCTAAT
It encodes:
- a CDS encoding GlxA family transcriptional regulator gives rise to the protein MAIPVIGLFVYPNINPFHFSIPHIIFNIKIEDKPLFDLKIFSIDGQPVKTEQSMMIIPDGGIELIKESDLIIIPGWDDFNHKPEPILIDSLNWAYQNGIRIVGLCYGTYALAYAGLLDHKKAATHWMAEQDFSERFPQVQLDRDALYVEDQRVVTSAGTGAALDCCLYLVREIYNAQIANKVSRVMVIPPHREGGQAQFIEQPVAKSSQNAQINLLLDFLRKNLAIQHNIEGLAERANMTRRTFTRHFKKATGMTLVDWLNTERIRLSCELLESTNLSIEKITELSGFNNTVSFRKNFREKYGISPQAWRKAFGITSEDHQL